A portion of the Bifidobacterium sp. ESL0800 genome contains these proteins:
- a CDS encoding SDR family oxidoreductase: protein MVGTLAGNTAENEGKSEIRLGNTVTSKRAVVTGASSGIGRATALQLASAGWKVVALARRRDKLIELSDQLGDACEYVVCDVTNEVSTQAAVTRILRGGPVKALVNCAGGAIGQDPIEECSVEDWRKMYDVNVLGTLRITQKLLPALKAAPGGGTVVVVSSTAGIEPYEGGGGYCGVKSAERVLAQTLRFEQVGQPLRVIDVSPGMVETEEFSLNRFHGDQAKADAVYAGVPSPLTGDDIAECIEWALDLPDSVDIDSIVVRPRAQASAQRVYRES, encoded by the coding sequence ATGGTGGGAACGTTGGCCGGCAATACGGCGGAAAACGAAGGAAAATCCGAGATTCGGCTTGGAAACACCGTCACGTCAAAGCGGGCGGTGGTGACGGGCGCATCCAGCGGCATCGGGCGTGCGACCGCGCTGCAACTTGCTTCGGCCGGTTGGAAGGTTGTGGCGCTCGCGCGTAGGCGTGACAAGCTCATCGAGCTTTCCGACCAGCTTGGTGACGCCTGCGAATACGTGGTGTGTGACGTGACCAACGAAGTCTCGACGCAAGCCGCGGTCACGAGGATTTTGCGCGGCGGGCCGGTGAAGGCGCTGGTCAACTGTGCCGGCGGCGCCATCGGGCAGGATCCGATCGAGGAATGCAGCGTCGAGGATTGGCGCAAAATGTATGACGTCAATGTGCTCGGCACGCTGCGCATCACCCAGAAACTGCTGCCGGCGCTCAAGGCGGCTCCTGGCGGCGGCACGGTCGTCGTCGTTTCCTCGACGGCAGGCATCGAGCCTTACGAAGGCGGCGGCGGATATTGCGGCGTGAAGTCGGCCGAGCGCGTGCTGGCTCAGACGTTGCGCTTCGAGCAGGTTGGCCAGCCGCTGCGCGTCATCGACGTCTCCCCCGGCATGGTCGAGACCGAGGAGTTCTCGCTCAATCGCTTCCACGGCGACCAGGCCAAGGCCGACGCGGTCTACGCTGGGGTGCCGAGTCCGCTGACCGGCGACGACATCGCCGAGTGCATCGAGTGGGCACTTGACCTGCCCGACAGCGTGGATATCGATTCGATTGTGGTGCGCCCGCGCGCCCAGGCTTCCGCCCAACGCGTCTATCGCGAGAGCTGA
- a CDS encoding SprT-like domain-containing protein, translated as MPYRRRQKAKTVSRTVLRVDDMDVSVTRKTMRNMYLRIKPPAGTIEVSAPARMSDVKIAAFVRERRDWIERQRKAIAEKAVSPSFEWTDERKRAAKANIDAQLPVLLRRWEPVIGRKPTHITLRLMTSRWGSCTPATGRIRLNLQLGLMDPRFLEYVLVHEMTHLWANGHGVEFQRRMDVYLPNWRALRRDLNREMVW; from the coding sequence ATGCCTTATCGACGCCGCCAGAAAGCCAAAACCGTTTCGCGCACCGTGCTGCGTGTCGATGACATGGACGTCAGCGTGACCCGCAAAACCATGCGCAATATGTATCTGCGGATCAAGCCGCCGGCCGGCACGATCGAGGTAAGCGCTCCGGCGAGAATGAGCGACGTGAAAATTGCGGCGTTCGTGCGGGAACGCCGGGACTGGATCGAACGGCAAAGAAAAGCAATAGCCGAGAAAGCTGTGTCCCCCTCTTTTGAATGGACGGACGAGCGGAAGCGCGCGGCGAAAGCCAATATCGACGCGCAATTGCCCGTGCTGCTTCGGCGCTGGGAGCCGGTGATCGGGCGCAAGCCGACGCATATCACCCTGCGGCTGATGACTTCGCGCTGGGGATCCTGCACCCCTGCGACCGGTCGGATTCGGCTCAATCTGCAGCTTGGGCTGATGGATCCGCGCTTTCTTGAGTACGTTTTGGTCCATGAAATGACGCATCTGTGGGCAAACGGACACGGTGTCGAATTTCAGCGGCGGATGGATGTCTACCTGCCGAATTGGCGGGCTTTGCGGCGCGATCTGAACCGCGAAATGGTGTGGTGA
- a CDS encoding DNA starvation/stationary phase protection protein, with translation MADEFLSPGIDQAASDKVVSILQNRLAQEEEASLILKHAHWNVAGPSFIGVHEMIDPEVDAVRNMADETAERIATLGGSAEGTPESIISNRTWSEFKLMGRQNTQDYLKALVDYYSDFIIAERKAYEELDPIDVISSNIMQDHVQELEHFNWFMNSHLIEETPHA, from the coding sequence ATGGCAGATGAATTTTTGAGCCCTGGCATCGATCAGGCAGCATCCGACAAGGTCGTCTCGATCCTGCAGAACCGTTTGGCGCAGGAGGAAGAGGCCTCGCTGATCTTGAAGCACGCGCACTGGAACGTCGCGGGCCCGAGCTTCATCGGCGTGCACGAAATGATCGACCCCGAGGTTGACGCCGTGCGCAACATGGCCGACGAGACCGCGGAACGCATCGCCACCCTCGGCGGCAGCGCCGAAGGCACCCCGGAGTCCATCATCAGCAACCGCACCTGGAGCGAATTCAAGCTCATGGGCCGCCAGAACACCCAGGATTATCTGAAGGCACTGGTCGACTACTACAGCGACTTCATTATCGCCGAGCGCAAGGCCTACGAGGAGCTCGATCCGATCGACGTCATCAGCTCCAACATCATGCAGGACCATGTGCAGGAACTCGAACACTTCAACTGGTTCATGAACAGCCACCTGATCGAAGAGACCCCGCACGCCTGA